The Nycticebus coucang isolate mNycCou1 chromosome 8, mNycCou1.pri, whole genome shotgun sequence genome has a window encoding:
- the STRIT1 gene encoding sarcoplasmic/endoplasmic reticulum calcium ATPase regulator DWORF, giving the protein MAEKAVSTYSHLLVPVLLLIGWIVGCVIMVYVVFS; this is encoded by the exons ATGGCTGAAAAAG cGGTGTCTACATATTCACACCTTCTGGTGCCTGTTCTTCTCCTGATCGGCTGGATTGTGGGCTGTGTCATTATGGTTTACGTTGTCTTCTCTTAA